From a single Stackebrandtia endophytica genomic region:
- a CDS encoding ABC transporter ATP-binding protein, translating into MTAIIDVADLTKTFTIRVKTGRFRKTRKTVTAVDGVSMRLEAGEAVGYIGPNGAGKSTTLKMLTGILNPTSGHLRVCGLEPVPQRIRLTKRLGVVFGQRSALWWDLPLADSFDLLRHIFDVPQADHAARLAMCRRLLELDEFLQTPVRQLSLGQRMRGELTAALLHGPKVLFLDEPTIGLDVMSKQAVRQFLSDIGKAGDTTLILTTHDLADIERLCPRLIVIDHGTVVHDGTIGALHERYGAGREVIVDFDSDWDPAASPVPNRGDFIDDNPRRVRFRVGEGDLSAGELVARIASAGGLRDVSIVEPDIESVVAKLYRAPSFDGAG; encoded by the coding sequence ATGACGGCCATCATCGATGTGGCGGACCTGACGAAGACGTTCACGATTCGCGTCAAGACCGGCAGATTCCGAAAGACTCGCAAGACCGTGACCGCCGTCGACGGGGTCTCGATGCGCTTGGAGGCCGGTGAGGCGGTCGGCTACATCGGACCCAACGGGGCCGGAAAGTCGACGACGCTGAAGATGCTCACCGGCATCCTGAACCCGACCAGCGGTCACCTCCGGGTCTGCGGCCTGGAACCGGTGCCGCAACGCATCCGACTGACTAAACGATTGGGAGTGGTCTTCGGGCAGCGTTCCGCGCTGTGGTGGGACCTGCCGTTGGCGGACAGTTTCGACCTGCTGCGTCACATCTTCGACGTACCTCAAGCCGATCACGCGGCACGACTGGCGATGTGTCGACGCCTGTTGGAGTTGGACGAATTTCTCCAGACCCCGGTACGGCAACTGTCATTGGGACAGCGCATGCGAGGGGAACTGACCGCCGCCCTCCTGCACGGCCCGAAGGTGCTGTTCCTCGACGAACCGACCATCGGGCTGGACGTGATGAGCAAACAGGCGGTCCGGCAGTTCCTGTCCGACATCGGTAAAGCCGGTGACACGACGTTGATCCTGACGACCCACGACCTGGCCGACATCGAGCGGCTGTGTCCCCGGCTGATCGTGATCGACCACGGAACCGTGGTCCATGACGGGACGATCGGTGCGTTGCACGAACGGTACGGCGCCGGACGCGAGGTGATCGTCGACTTCGACTCCGACTGGGACCCGGCGGCCAGCCCGGTGCCCAACCGTGGTGATTTCATCGACGACAATCCACGTCGTGTGCGGTTCCGGGTCGGTGAGGGTGATCTGTCGGCGGGGGAGTTGGTCGCTCGCATCGCCTCCGCAGGAGGACTACGCGACGTCTCGATCGTCGAACCCGACATCGAGTCGGTGGTGGCGAAGTTGTATCGCGCACCGTCGTTCGACGGAGCGGGATAG